In Mycoplasma mobile 163K, the genomic stretch AGCAACTATATTTCCTACAGTTGCTAAAGAAGTAAAATCTTTTAAAATTTTAGGATCTTTAAATGATTTAGAAAAAATTGTAACTGGTAAAGCTTCTCTTGTATGATCTGTACCACGATAAGTAGGATCATTACCATGATCACTAGTCATTAATAGTAAATCATCTTCTTTTAAAGAATTAATTAATTTTGTTAATTTAATATCGAAAGTATTTAAATTTTCAGCATATCCATTTACATCACGACGATGACCATAGTGTGAATCAAATTGAACTAAATTAGTAAAAATAAAAGAATTATCCTTAGCCTTTTGTGCTAATTCAATTGTTACATCCATTCCTATTGCATCACTTCCTGAAGGGTGATGTTCATTAATTCCTTGACCTGCAAAAATATCTTGAATTTTTCCAACACTAATTGTATTAATTTTTTTAGCCTTTAAACGATCTAAAATAGTTTCTTCAGTTGGCGTTACTGCATAGTCATGACGATTAAATGTTCTTTTTCAATTACCTGCTGAACCTGTATAAGGGCGAGCAATTATTCTACCAACATTTCATTCTGGTCTTGAAGAGCAAATTCTCCTTGCTTCTTTTGCATAACGATATAAATTTTCTAGACCCATTGTTTCTTCGTGACCACAAATTTGCAAAACACTATCTCCAGAAGTATAAACAATTAATTTTTTTTCATCAATTTCTTTTTGGGCAAGTTCATCCAAAATCTCAGTTCCACTTGCGGATTTATTTCCAATAATTTCACGCCCATCACAAGCTTTAGATAAGTTATCTAATAATTCTTTTGGAAACCCTGTTTCTGTAAAAACAGGAAAAGGAATTTTTGTAAAAATTCCCATCATTTCTCAATGACCTGCCAAAGTGTCTTTTGCATTACTTAATGTTGTTGCTTTAGTTATATATGCTTTTGGATTTTTTCTTTTACCTTCATTATGAATTTTTGCTACATGACCTATTCCTAATTTTTGTCATGTAGGAATTTTAACTTCAGCATTTAGAGTTGTATGATAAAGTGAATTTGCTTTATCATCCCCAAATTCTTTTTGTCTTTTTTCATAGCCTATCCCTAATCCATCAGTGACAATTAAAAAAATTCTTCTAAATTTCATTTTTTCTCCTTTTTGTTACTTATAAAATTATAAATTAATATATAATAAAAATGTTGTTTTTACAATTAAAAGTAAAAAATAAAATTAGAAATTAAAAAAGGAAAAAAATGGCAAAAAAAATAGCAATTTTGACCTCTGGAGGAGATTCTCCTGGGATGAATAATGCAATAAGAACAATTGTTAAAACTTCTAAAATTCACGGAATTGAAGTTTTTCTTGTTTATAATGGTTATAAAGGACTTGTTGAAAAAACAATTAAAAATGCAAATGAAATTAATGTAGATCAATACATTGGAAGTGGTGGAACTTTTATAGGATCTGCTCGTTACTTAGAATTCAAAAAATTAGAAGTAAGACAAAAAGCTGTTCAGAACTTAAAAGAAATGGGTATTGATTCACTTGTAGTTATTGGTGGTGATGGAAGTTATGCTGGAGCACAATTATTACATGAATTAGGTGTGAAAACAATAGGTTTACCTGGAACAATTGATAATGATATTGCTTCAACAGAATATACTATTGGTTTAGACACAGCTCTAAATACAATTGTAGAAAATGTTGATAGATTAAGAGATACAATGAATAGCATGAATATGGTTGCTTTAGTTGAAGTTATGGGACATGGAGCTGGAGATTTAGCAATGCTTAGTGGTTTAGCAACAGGAGCTGAAATTATTGTTACAAATGCTCATAGAAAATCTATTGATGAAATGATTGAAATTGTTAAAGATCAAATGATTGCAAAAACAAAAAGATCAGTAATCGGAATTGTTAGCGAATTTATTTATGATGATTTAAAAAAGGTAGCTAAAGAAATTGAAGATAAAACCGGAATTAGAACAAGAGCAATTATTTTAGCTCATACTCAAAGAGGCGGAAATCCTAAAGCATACGAGAGAATAAATGCTTCATTTTTAGGAATTGCTGCAGTAGAATCGTTATTAAAAAATGAAAGTGGTGTAGCTCTAGGTTTTAAAGGTAATAAAATTATTTCAACACCAATTCCAGAAGCTTTAAAAGCACAAAATTCAGCTAAAAATGAAAATGAATTAGTAACTAAAATCAATAAAATAAATCAATCATAAAAGGAGAAAAAAATGAATGTATTAGAAAAAGAAAAAGGTGTTAATCTTACTGATAAAAGATCAAAAATGATCGCTACAATTGGTCCATCTTCACAAAATAAAGAAATTTTAAAACAAATGATGTTGAAAGGTATGACTACAGTTAGAGCCAATTTTAGCCATGGAGATCATGCAGAACAACTAAATAAATTTGTTTTAGCAAAAGAAGTAGCAAAAGAACTAAATTTACCAATGTCTCTTATGTTAGACACTAAAGGTCCTGAAATTAGAGTTGGAAAAATGAAAGATGGATCTCAAAAAATTGAAGTAGGGAAAATTATTACCGTTTTAACAGATGAAGTTTCATACAAAACTTTTGAAGGAATTCCAACTAAATTTACAGTTTCACATAGAATGGATAAAGATGTTAAAGTTGGAAGCTACATTTTATTTGATGATGGAAAATTAACTACTATTGTTACAGGTGTAAAATCAGGAATTGTCGAAGTAAAAACAATTAATTCACATGTTTTAAAATCAAATAAAAGAATTAATATTCCAGGAGCTCAATTATCATTAGAATTTTTAAGTAAAAAAGATAAAGAAGATATTATCTTTGGAATTAAAAATGATGTAAATTATATTGCTGCTTCATTTGTTAATTCGAAACAAGATGTTCTTGATTTAAGAAAATTATTAAAAGATAATAATGGAGAACATATTCAAATTATTTCAAAAATTGAATCTGTATTTGGAATTGAAAATATTGATGAAATTATTGAAGCTAGTGATGGAATCATGATCGCAAGAGGAGATTTAGGATTAGAAATTCCTTATTTTGAAGTTCCTTTTTATGAAAAACAAATTATTAGAAAATGTCGTAATGTTGGTAAACCAGTTATTGTTGCAACTCAAATGCTTGATTCAATGGAAAAACTACCTCAACCAACTAGAGCAGAAGTTAGTGATGTTTACTGGGCAACAGAATTAGGAGCAGATGCAACTATGCTTTCAGGAGAAAGTGCAAATGGAGATTTCCCTGTTGAATCAGTTGAAGTTATGTCAACAATTAATCGTCGTGCAGAAAAAGAATTTTACAATAAATTATACTATCCTGCACATTTAGAAACTTTAATTCAAAATCCGGTTGGAGTTCACTCGAAATTAGCTTCTGAAGTTGCACTTAAAGTAATGAATGGAGATTATAAATTTTCAGTTATTCTTTCAGAAACAGGAAGATTATTAAAAGAAATTGCACGTTTTAGACCTAATACAGT encodes the following:
- a CDS encoding phosphopentomutase, producing MKFRRIFLIVTDGLGIGYEKRQKEFGDDKANSLYHTTLNAEVKIPTWQKLGIGHVAKIHNEGKRKNPKAYITKATTLSNAKDTLAGHWEMMGIFTKIPFPVFTETGFPKELLDNLSKACDGREIIGNKSASGTEILDELAQKEIDEKKLIVYTSGDSVLQICGHEETMGLENLYRYAKEARRICSSRPEWNVGRIIARPYTGSAGNWKRTFNRHDYAVTPTEETILDRLKAKKINTISVGKIQDIFAGQGINEHHPSGSDAIGMDVTIELAQKAKDNSFIFTNLVQFDSHYGHRRDVNGYAENLNTFDIKLTKLINSLKEDDLLLMTSDHGNDPTYRGTDHTREALPVTIFSKSFKDPKILKDFTSLATVGNIVAKNFGVELAKIGQDFFEELI
- the pfkA gene encoding 6-phosphofructokinase, giving the protein MAKKIAILTSGGDSPGMNNAIRTIVKTSKIHGIEVFLVYNGYKGLVEKTIKNANEINVDQYIGSGGTFIGSARYLEFKKLEVRQKAVQNLKEMGIDSLVVIGGDGSYAGAQLLHELGVKTIGLPGTIDNDIASTEYTIGLDTALNTIVENVDRLRDTMNSMNMVALVEVMGHGAGDLAMLSGLATGAEIIVTNAHRKSIDEMIEIVKDQMIAKTKRSVIGIVSEFIYDDLKKVAKEIEDKTGIRTRAIILAHTQRGGNPKAYERINASFLGIAAVESLLKNESGVALGFKGNKIISTPIPEALKAQNSAKNENELVTKINKINQS
- the pyk gene encoding pyruvate kinase; this translates as MNVLEKEKGVNLTDKRSKMIATIGPSSQNKEILKQMMLKGMTTVRANFSHGDHAEQLNKFVLAKEVAKELNLPMSLMLDTKGPEIRVGKMKDGSQKIEVGKIITVLTDEVSYKTFEGIPTKFTVSHRMDKDVKVGSYILFDDGKLTTIVTGVKSGIVEVKTINSHVLKSNKRINIPGAQLSLEFLSKKDKEDIIFGIKNDVNYIAASFVNSKQDVLDLRKLLKDNNGEHIQIISKIESVFGIENIDEIIEASDGIMIARGDLGLEIPYFEVPFYEKQIIRKCRNVGKPVIVATQMLDSMEKLPQPTRAEVSDVYWATELGADATMLSGESANGDFPVESVEVMSTINRRAEKEFYNKLYYPAHLETLIQNPVGVHSKLASEVALKVMNGDYKFSVILSETGRLLKEIARFRPNTVIIGVINNDKLIHGFGITHSVFMSVDSKAVKSEIEKNLTKAREVLKPFFPKKGDKYLVVENNKISEYIY